A genomic stretch from Kribbella amoyensis includes:
- a CDS encoding UDP-glucose dehydrogenase family protein: MTVGTPSSERPLRIAVIGTNYLGANTAAGMAEFGFDVVGVEIDEHRLKLLNDGKAPLYEPGLDPLLKKHTDSGRLRFTKDYREIADWADVHFICVGTPQLEGSDSADLAQVNSVVDMLAPLLTRPCLVVGRSTVPVGTSKLVERRFHAEAPAGSSVEIAWQPEFLREAHGVDDTLHPDRLVFGVQSAAAETKLREVFATPIAEGTPVVVCNLPTAELVKGGANAFLATKISFVNALAEMADATGADVTQLADALGFDKRIGRGMLNAGPGYGGGCLPKDLRAFMARAGELGVEEVITLLREVDDINYRRRARIVDVAHELLGGEWVGRNVTVLGAAFKAGTDDVRDSPALDVAGRIQLHGANVTVYDPEAMENARRVRPTLRYAASAVEACEDAHLVLHLTEWPEFRELDPAALTGSVAAPVVLDARLSLDSAKWRAAGWTYRAPGKP; encoded by the coding sequence ATGACTGTAGGCACGCCCAGCAGCGAACGACCGCTGCGCATCGCGGTGATCGGCACGAACTACCTCGGCGCCAACACCGCCGCGGGAATGGCCGAGTTCGGCTTCGACGTGGTCGGGGTCGAGATCGACGAGCACCGGCTGAAGCTGCTCAACGACGGCAAGGCGCCGTTGTACGAACCGGGGCTGGATCCGCTGCTCAAGAAGCACACCGACTCCGGCCGGCTGCGGTTCACCAAGGACTACCGGGAGATCGCCGACTGGGCGGACGTGCACTTCATCTGCGTGGGCACGCCGCAGCTGGAAGGCAGCGACTCCGCGGACCTGGCCCAGGTGAACTCGGTGGTCGACATGCTGGCGCCGTTGCTGACCCGGCCGTGCCTGGTGGTCGGCCGCTCCACGGTCCCGGTCGGCACCTCGAAGCTGGTCGAGCGGCGCTTCCACGCCGAGGCGCCGGCCGGTTCGTCGGTCGAGATCGCCTGGCAGCCCGAGTTCCTCCGCGAGGCGCACGGCGTCGACGACACGCTGCACCCGGACCGCCTCGTCTTCGGGGTCCAGTCGGCCGCGGCGGAGACCAAGCTGCGTGAGGTGTTCGCCACCCCGATCGCCGAGGGCACCCCGGTCGTCGTCTGCAACCTGCCGACCGCCGAGCTGGTCAAGGGTGGCGCGAACGCCTTCCTGGCCACGAAGATCTCGTTCGTCAACGCGCTCGCCGAGATGGCCGACGCGACCGGCGCCGACGTCACCCAGCTGGCCGACGCGCTCGGCTTCGACAAGCGGATCGGCCGCGGCATGCTGAACGCGGGCCCGGGCTACGGCGGCGGCTGCCTGCCGAAGGACCTGCGCGCGTTCATGGCCCGGGCCGGCGAGCTCGGTGTCGAGGAGGTCATCACGCTGCTCCGCGAAGTCGACGACATCAACTACCGGCGGCGGGCCCGGATCGTCGACGTCGCGCACGAACTGCTCGGCGGCGAGTGGGTCGGCCGCAACGTCACCGTCCTCGGGGCCGCCTTCAAGGCCGGCACCGACGACGTCCGCGACTCGCCCGCGCTCGACGTGGCCGGCCGAATCCAGCTGCACGGCGCGAACGTCACCGTGTACGACCCGGAGGCGATGGAAAACGCGCGACGGGTCCGCCCGACCCTGCGGTACGCCGCGTCCGCGGTCGAGGCCTGCGAGGACGCGCACCTGGTCCTGCACCTGACCGAGTGGCCCGAGTTCCGTGAGCTCGACCCGGCCGCGTTGACCGGCTCGGTGGCCGCTCCGGTGGTGCTGGACGCCCGGCTCTCGCTCGACTCGGCGAAGTGGCGCGCGGCCGGCTGGACGTACCGGGCTCCCGGCAAGCCCTGA
- a CDS encoding acyl-CoA dehydrogenase family protein, with translation MSNSFDLYALSEEHQAIREAVRDVCDAKVAPHAGDVDELAEFPKASYDALKASDFHAPHIPEQYGGAGADALATVIVIEEVARACASTSLIPAVNKLGSLPLLLAASDEVKQRYLPPVAAGESMFSYCLSEPEAGSDAVSMKTRAVLDGDTYVLNGVKRWITNAGVSDFYTVFAVTDPDQRSKGISAFVVEKGDEGVSFGAPEKKLGIKGSPTREVYFDNVRIPAARLIGDPGTGFGTAMATLDHTRVTIAAQALGIAQGALDYALGYVQERKQFGKAIAEFQGLQFMLADMGMKIEAARQLTYAAAARSERNDTDLTYFGAAAKCFASDVAMAVTTDAVQLLGGYGYTHDYPVERMMRDAKITQIYEGTNQVQRIVMARQLLKGLG, from the coding sequence GTGAGTAACTCATTCGACCTGTACGCCCTGTCCGAGGAGCACCAGGCGATCCGGGAGGCCGTCCGCGACGTCTGCGATGCCAAGGTGGCGCCGCATGCCGGGGACGTGGACGAGCTCGCCGAGTTCCCCAAGGCGTCGTACGACGCGCTGAAGGCGTCGGACTTCCACGCCCCGCACATCCCCGAGCAGTACGGCGGGGCCGGGGCGGACGCGCTCGCCACCGTGATCGTGATCGAGGAGGTGGCCCGCGCCTGCGCGTCCACCTCGCTGATCCCCGCGGTGAACAAGCTGGGTTCGCTGCCGTTGCTGCTGGCCGCGTCCGACGAGGTCAAGCAGCGGTACCTGCCGCCGGTGGCCGCGGGCGAGTCGATGTTCTCGTACTGCCTGTCCGAGCCCGAGGCCGGTTCGGACGCCGTCTCGATGAAGACCCGCGCGGTGCTCGACGGTGACACGTACGTGCTGAACGGCGTGAAGCGCTGGATCACCAACGCGGGCGTCAGCGACTTCTACACCGTGTTCGCGGTGACCGATCCGGATCAGCGGTCCAAGGGCATCAGCGCCTTCGTGGTGGAGAAGGGCGACGAGGGTGTCTCCTTCGGCGCCCCGGAGAAGAAGCTCGGCATCAAGGGCTCGCCGACCCGCGAGGTGTACTTCGACAACGTCCGCATCCCGGCCGCCCGTCTCATCGGCGACCCGGGCACCGGCTTCGGTACCGCGATGGCGACGCTCGACCACACCCGGGTGACGATCGCGGCCCAGGCCCTCGGTATCGCCCAGGGCGCGCTGGACTACGCCCTCGGGTACGTGCAGGAGCGCAAGCAGTTCGGCAAGGCGATCGCGGAGTTCCAGGGCCTGCAGTTCATGCTCGCCGACATGGGCATGAAGATCGAAGCCGCCCGCCAGCTCACGTACGCCGCGGCCGCGCGCTCCGAGCGCAACGACACCGACCTCACGTACTTCGGCGCCGCTGCCAAATGCTTCGCTTCCGACGTGGCCATGGCCGTCACCACCGACGCCGTCCAACTCCTCGGCGGCTACGGCTACACCCACGACTACCCGGTCGAGCGGATGATGCGCGACGCCAAGATCACCCAGATCTACGAAGGCACCAACCAGGTCCAACGCATCGTCATGGCCCGCCAACTGCTCAAAGGTCTCGGCTAG
- a CDS encoding XRE family transcriptional regulator, with protein MSTEKHQRMSDDTQGSDLVMIGGGRQPVIESIASAFDPARLTQARVLAELTKAELSEAIGVSAAAIGQYEAGASRPRPDLIPRLASTLNVPAEYFAAGRPFGRLDSSSAHFRSLRSTRAKDRAKAVAHAEQLWELTYALEKQVQFPAVSLPSMPDGATPAEAARSLRAAWSIGRGPVPHLAATMESRGIVVCLIPLTNEAITRVKAYSTDALGRPLIIITPERFKSVYEYRFTCAHEVGHLLLHPNPLPGDRQQEREADQFAAEFLTPRAEIEPLLPKSIRIAALDQLSKTWGVSIESLIYRMGELRLVSDASIRRAHQRLAQIADLRPDEPIASYPGEMPTLLREAMDLAGKRGFHHADLARELCWTTQHLASLLDEADDRPHLRVVR; from the coding sequence ATGTCGACGGAGAAGCATCAACGGATGAGCGATGACACACAAGGCTCAGACCTGGTCATGATCGGCGGCGGCCGGCAACCAGTAATCGAGTCAATTGCCAGTGCGTTCGACCCCGCACGGCTTACTCAGGCCCGGGTGCTTGCCGAACTCACGAAGGCTGAACTGTCCGAGGCCATCGGCGTATCAGCTGCGGCTATCGGGCAGTACGAGGCAGGAGCGAGCAGGCCCAGGCCCGACCTCATCCCGCGACTGGCCAGCACGCTGAACGTCCCGGCCGAGTACTTCGCAGCCGGGCGACCTTTCGGTCGGCTGGATTCGTCGAGCGCTCACTTCCGCAGCCTGCGATCCACGCGCGCCAAGGACCGAGCCAAAGCGGTCGCCCACGCCGAGCAGCTGTGGGAACTGACCTACGCACTGGAGAAACAGGTCCAGTTTCCGGCGGTCTCACTGCCCTCCATGCCTGACGGCGCGACACCGGCCGAGGCAGCGCGGTCATTACGCGCAGCCTGGTCCATCGGCCGCGGACCGGTACCCCACCTCGCGGCAACCATGGAATCGCGCGGCATCGTCGTATGCCTCATCCCGCTCACGAACGAAGCCATCACACGCGTCAAGGCATACTCCACCGACGCGCTCGGCAGGCCGCTGATCATCATCACGCCGGAAAGGTTCAAATCGGTCTACGAGTACCGATTCACCTGCGCACACGAAGTCGGCCACCTGCTGCTCCACCCCAACCCACTGCCCGGCGACCGGCAGCAAGAACGAGAAGCCGACCAGTTCGCCGCAGAGTTTCTCACTCCTCGCGCCGAGATCGAGCCGCTGCTGCCCAAGAGCATCCGGATCGCCGCACTCGATCAGCTCAGCAAAACCTGGGGCGTGTCGATCGAGTCGCTCATCTACCGCATGGGCGAACTTCGCCTAGTCTCCGACGCATCCATCCGGCGAGCCCATCAACGGCTGGCGCAGATTGCCGACCTAAGACCGGACGAACCGATCGCCTCATACCCAGGGGAGATGCCCACACTCCTTCGAGAAGCCATGGATCTCGCAGGCAAACGTGGATTCCACCACGCGGACCTCGCACGTGAGCTGTGCTGGACCACGCAGCACCTGGCCAGCCTGCTCGACGAAGCCGACGACCGCCCACATCTGCGCGTCGTACGCTGA
- a CDS encoding type IV toxin-antitoxin system AbiEi family antitoxin domain-containing protein yields MQALDVLESLELLGSGQWGLVTASQAQDGGVSKMQLSRLAERGTLQRVRHGVYALPSADTGSLQGLRAAWLATGSRPAGEQPLAVVSGESAAAVHGLGDLLPSKYEFSSAVRRQTAQADTRYRKRDLPDEDVTWVNGLPVTSVARTLKDLADGGTDSDHLAGAVRDAVSMRDAASVELTRALTPSHKGSTLVDTNALLDAALKTSAYRPPAELVELLVPDFREKLVAQLGPQLRNVFTNALAEQLRQLAPPYDATELAQQLLRSALPDTEALVRTLTQQLRPRVTAAELAECRDGKTLVAAGRQNKEVDDVRTEVSDRTDPTQGVSGSEAG; encoded by the coding sequence ATGCAGGCATTGGACGTACTGGAGTCGTTGGAGCTCCTTGGGTCCGGTCAGTGGGGCCTGGTGACTGCCAGCCAGGCACAGGACGGCGGCGTATCGAAGATGCAGCTTTCTCGTCTTGCCGAGCGCGGCACGTTGCAGCGGGTGCGGCATGGCGTCTACGCGCTCCCTTCAGCCGACACGGGATCCCTGCAAGGTCTGCGGGCGGCGTGGCTTGCCACAGGAAGCCGTCCAGCGGGAGAGCAGCCCCTGGCAGTGGTTTCGGGGGAATCGGCAGCGGCGGTACACGGCCTGGGTGACCTGCTGCCTTCGAAGTACGAGTTCAGCTCAGCCGTGCGTCGGCAGACCGCGCAGGCGGACACGCGCTATCGCAAGCGTGACTTGCCGGATGAGGATGTCACCTGGGTGAACGGGTTGCCGGTGACGAGTGTTGCTCGAACACTGAAGGACCTGGCGGATGGTGGAACCGACTCAGATCATCTGGCCGGTGCGGTGCGCGATGCGGTGAGCATGAGAGATGCCGCGTCCGTCGAACTCACGCGGGCACTCACGCCCTCTCACAAGGGGTCCACTCTCGTGGATACGAATGCTCTACTCGACGCGGCACTCAAGACGTCTGCCTACCGGCCCCCGGCCGAGCTCGTAGAGCTCCTGGTGCCAGATTTCCGGGAGAAGCTCGTTGCGCAGCTGGGGCCACAGCTGCGCAATGTCTTCACCAATGCCCTTGCCGAACAGCTTCGACAGCTCGCCCCGCCATATGACGCAACAGAGCTGGCCCAGCAGCTGCTCCGCTCGGCCCTGCCGGACACAGAGGCTCTCGTCCGGACCTTGACGCAGCAGCTCCGTCCCCGCGTCACGGCGGCAGAGCTTGCCGAGTGCAGGGACGGCAAAACGCTGGTTGCCGCTGGCCGGCAGAACAAGGAAGTAGACGATGTCAGAACCGAAGTCTCAGATAGAACTGATCCGACTCAGGGCGTCTCTGGGAGCGAAGCTGGCTAG
- a CDS encoding nucleotidyl transferase AbiEii/AbiGii toxin family protein, whose translation MSEPKSQIELIRLRASLGAKLASEARKRGVTADLVRKQYIFTIFLSRIFQDDAAPWVLLGGNALTIRTGHGRFTQDVDLARQSAWRSLDDALAELRLLSSRPYRNDPFEFKLDSVEQHQEPDPYGYGAETGKVKARAMLAGRDFESFSIDLTTRRHVDGRVDNIPLRPIIEHETLEELPAVPTTPIENHLADKICALYERHGPDGSVPSTRYRDLADIVRIIKATPFDAGRLMIVLEREAGRRRMTLPAGFIAPSADWVAAFPRAAANFAEYPRELGDLAAALTFCGACLDGVLAGHRRGGSWDPRDQSWK comes from the coding sequence ATGTCAGAACCGAAGTCTCAGATAGAACTGATCCGACTCAGGGCGTCTCTGGGAGCGAAGCTGGCTAGCGAGGCCCGCAAACGAGGGGTCACCGCGGATCTAGTCCGCAAGCAGTACATCTTCACGATCTTCCTGAGCCGAATCTTCCAAGACGATGCGGCACCATGGGTGCTGCTCGGCGGCAATGCACTCACGATTCGGACCGGCCACGGCCGGTTCACGCAGGATGTTGACCTGGCGCGGCAGTCGGCGTGGCGAAGCCTCGATGACGCGCTCGCCGAGCTTCGTCTGTTGTCCAGCCGGCCATATCGCAACGATCCGTTCGAGTTCAAGCTCGACTCGGTCGAGCAGCATCAAGAACCTGATCCGTACGGCTACGGCGCGGAGACAGGCAAAGTGAAGGCGAGAGCGATGCTGGCTGGCCGGGATTTTGAGAGTTTCAGCATCGACCTGACGACTCGCAGGCACGTCGACGGGAGAGTGGACAACATTCCGCTGAGGCCGATCATCGAGCACGAGACGCTGGAGGAGCTGCCCGCGGTTCCGACAACGCCGATCGAGAATCACCTCGCCGACAAGATCTGTGCGCTCTACGAGCGGCACGGGCCGGATGGTTCGGTACCGTCGACGAGATATCGCGATCTGGCCGACATCGTTCGGATCATCAAGGCGACGCCGTTCGATGCTGGCCGCCTTATGATCGTTCTCGAGCGCGAGGCCGGTCGGCGCCGCATGACGTTGCCGGCTGGGTTCATCGCACCGAGTGCCGACTGGGTGGCGGCGTTCCCGCGGGCAGCAGCGAACTTCGCGGAGTATCCGCGAGAATTGGGGGACCTTGCTGCCGCGTTGACGTTTTGTGGGGCTTGCCTGGACGGGGTACTTGCGGGGCATCGGCGGGGCGGGAGCTGGGATCCTCGAGATCAGTCGTGGAAGTAG
- a CDS encoding PDDEXK nuclease domain-containing protein, with product MLRLYWAIGTALLERQAVEGWGTRVIHRLADDLRAEFPDMRGFSGRNLQYMASAARAWPGPIAQQPAAQLPWGHILVLLDRLDDQTERDWYAIAAAEHGWSRHMLLNQIKNRLHQREGAAPSNFPARLPPADSDLAQQLTRDPYVFDFLELTAAMTERDLEQGLIDSLQRTLSEFGRGLSFVGRQVHFDVDGRDFYIDLLFFHVE from the coding sequence TTGCTGCGCTTGTACTGGGCGATCGGAACGGCGCTCCTGGAACGTCAAGCCGTCGAGGGCTGGGGAACACGCGTGATCCACCGGCTCGCGGACGACCTGCGCGCCGAGTTTCCGGACATGCGAGGCTTTTCAGGCCGTAACCTTCAGTACATGGCCTCCGCGGCACGTGCGTGGCCAGGGCCAATTGCGCAGCAACCTGCTGCGCAATTGCCGTGGGGGCACATCCTGGTGCTGCTCGACCGGCTCGACGACCAGACCGAACGGGATTGGTACGCCATCGCAGCTGCCGAGCACGGCTGGTCCCGCCACATGCTGCTGAACCAGATCAAGAACCGCCTGCACCAACGCGAAGGCGCCGCGCCGTCCAACTTCCCCGCACGGCTTCCACCGGCCGACTCCGACCTGGCCCAGCAGCTCACCCGCGACCCGTACGTGTTCGATTTCCTCGAGCTCACCGCGGCGATGACCGAGCGCGACCTCGAGCAAGGCCTCATCGACAGCCTGCAGCGCACCCTGTCCGAGTTCGGCCGTGGGCTCAGCTTCGTCGGCCGCCAGGTCCACTTCGACGTCGACGGCCGGGACTTCTACATCGACCTGCTGTTCTTCCACGTGGAGTAA
- a CDS encoding GNAT family N-acetyltransferase gives MTFAAERLVWRVGEADAGLDQELSDRLDEFNAEATAGTAAARELTVRAQDDDGRLIAGISGWTWGVAGGIGMVWVHPDARGHGVGGRLLRDFEVEAAGRGCTHVFVTSFTFQAPEFYERNGYRQIFRWEGVPTAGHSDIHFRKDL, from the coding sequence ATGACTTTTGCTGCGGAGCGGTTGGTTTGGCGGGTTGGTGAGGCGGATGCCGGGCTGGATCAGGAGCTGAGTGATCGGCTGGACGAGTTCAACGCGGAGGCGACGGCCGGTACCGCGGCGGCTCGTGAGCTGACCGTGCGGGCTCAGGACGACGATGGCCGGTTGATCGCGGGGATCAGTGGGTGGACCTGGGGTGTGGCCGGGGGGATCGGGATGGTGTGGGTGCATCCGGATGCTCGCGGGCATGGGGTCGGTGGCCGGTTGTTGCGGGACTTCGAGGTGGAGGCGGCCGGGCGTGGCTGTACCCACGTGTTCGTGACGTCGTTCACCTTCCAGGCGCCGGAGTTCTACGAGCGGAACGGGTACCGCCAGATCTTCCGGTGGGAGGGCGTACCGACCGCCGGCCACTCCGACATCCACTTCCGCAAGGATCTTTAG
- a CDS encoding ABC transporter permease, which produces MSTVLTIAGLTLREASRRRVLLALAVLTILLLGLSAWGFSRLAAESAQGSLTTGEARLAASQVLNLVMFGFSLIAALGTAFLAGPTVSGETESGIALAVLARPIRRSAFLLGKWLGLVAFGTGFVGLAGLAQCLIVRWTVDYWPPNPAAALALLAGETTVLLTLAVLLSTVVSPMASGVVTVGLFGATWVAGVVGGVGTALGNEDVAQVGTISRILLPTDGLWRGAMHALQDPVALAQFGPEREGFPFLSDAPLAVPYLAWSAIWVAMIWTLAALGFLRKDL; this is translated from the coding sequence ATGAGTACCGTGCTGACGATCGCGGGACTCACCCTGCGCGAGGCGTCCCGGCGTCGGGTGCTGCTCGCCCTTGCTGTGTTGACGATTCTGCTGCTCGGGTTGAGCGCGTGGGGGTTCTCCCGGCTGGCGGCCGAGTCGGCCCAGGGTTCGCTGACCACTGGCGAGGCACGGTTGGCCGCGTCCCAGGTGCTCAACCTGGTGATGTTCGGCTTCAGCCTGATCGCGGCCCTGGGGACGGCGTTCCTGGCCGGGCCGACCGTGTCCGGCGAGACCGAGTCCGGGATCGCACTGGCCGTTCTGGCTCGCCCGATCCGCCGCTCCGCCTTCCTGCTCGGCAAGTGGCTCGGTTTGGTTGCCTTTGGCACCGGGTTCGTCGGGCTCGCGGGTCTGGCCCAGTGCCTGATCGTCCGCTGGACGGTCGACTACTGGCCGCCGAACCCCGCGGCCGCCCTCGCCCTGCTCGCCGGTGAGACGACCGTCCTGCTCACCCTGGCCGTCCTGCTCTCGACCGTGGTCTCCCCGATGGCCTCCGGTGTCGTCACGGTCGGCCTCTTCGGCGCCACCTGGGTAGCCGGCGTAGTGGGCGGAGTCGGCACAGCCCTCGGCAACGAAGACGTCGCCCAAGTAGGCACGATCTCCCGCATCCTCCTCCCCACCGACGGCCTCTGGCGCGGCGCGATGCATGCCCTCCAAGACCCAGTAGCCCTGGCGCAGTTCGGCCCGGAAAGAGAAGGCTTCCCCTTCCTCAGCGACGCCCCACTAGCCGTCCCGTACCTGGCCTGGTCCGCCATCTGGGTCGCCATGATCTGGACCCTCGCCGCCCTCGGCTTCCTCCGCAAGGACCTCTAA
- a CDS encoding ABC transporter ATP-binding protein, which yields MILDVDVPTVGKSSVDQAVWCSGLRKRFGRRPAVQGVSLEVGRGEVVGLLGPNGAGKTTVIKMLLGLTHPDAGDVRLLGRPVTDPAARTRVGYLPELFRYQPWLTAAEVLTLHSRLAHRGSSKQARHDCLAKVGLAGRADDRVGGFSKGMQQRLGLAIALVADPEFVILDEPTSALDPLGRADVRDIVLDLKSRGVAVLLNSHLIGEVERVCDRVVILDHGEVAASGSLAELLGQRELKLHLTGVTPSAENRLAALGVVERAGDWYTVALPAEDDSTAVPSLVRDLVADGIEVHAVEPARISLEERLLGILRADQGGDR from the coding sequence GTGATCCTCGACGTCGACGTGCCCACGGTCGGCAAGTCGTCGGTGGACCAGGCAGTCTGGTGCTCCGGTCTGCGCAAGCGCTTCGGCCGGCGCCCTGCGGTCCAAGGGGTCTCGCTCGAGGTAGGCCGAGGCGAGGTCGTCGGACTGCTCGGGCCGAACGGCGCCGGCAAGACCACGGTGATCAAGATGCTGCTCGGCCTCACTCATCCCGACGCGGGCGACGTCCGGTTACTCGGCCGGCCTGTGACGGATCCAGCCGCGCGGACCCGCGTCGGGTACCTGCCCGAGCTCTTCCGGTACCAGCCCTGGCTGACCGCGGCCGAGGTGCTCACCCTGCACTCCCGCTTGGCGCACCGTGGTTCGTCCAAGCAAGCGCGCCACGACTGCTTGGCGAAGGTCGGGCTGGCCGGTCGGGCCGACGACCGGGTGGGCGGCTTCTCCAAGGGAATGCAGCAGCGGCTCGGTCTGGCGATCGCGCTGGTCGCCGACCCGGAGTTCGTGATCCTGGACGAGCCGACGAGCGCGCTGGATCCCCTCGGCCGGGCCGACGTTCGCGACATCGTGCTCGACCTGAAGTCCCGTGGCGTCGCCGTCCTGCTCAACTCCCACTTGATCGGTGAGGTCGAACGGGTCTGCGATCGCGTGGTCATCCTCGACCACGGCGAGGTGGCCGCGTCCGGAAGCCTGGCCGAGCTCCTGGGTCAGCGCGAACTCAAACTCCATCTGACCGGTGTCACCCCTTCGGCCGAGAACCGGCTTGCCGCCCTCGGCGTTGTCGAGAGAGCCGGCGACTGGTACACGGTCGCGCTCCCGGCCGAGGACGACAGTACCGCCGTACCGTCGCTGGTCCGCGATCTTGTGGCCGACGGCATCGAGGTGCACGCGGTCGAGCCGGCCCGGATCAGCCTGGAGGAACGCCTGCTCGGCATTCTCCGCGCGGACCAGGGCGGCGACCGATGA
- a CDS encoding MFS transporter — MASRSSFRHPLVTAYLRWTWLRSALHNGWWLVTSLYLVLDAGLTPSQLVLIGAVQSVFALFGEIPAGVLADTVSRKLSLVLSLVLMGTAMIGTGLVTSFPLLLATQVVWGLSWTFSSGADIAWITDELDRPDVITSVLARAARAQLAGAATGLAVLGALAYATRRDLAIVLAGSAMLLLAVYVVVRFTEERFVAARRARWSASLTVFRRGVALVRRSPDLRRIFLATALINGAADAGGRLAPKQLVDLGLPIGGDPVVWFTGLGSVGLLVGVLAIRVVGRRLDGDHARSSYGTAALIGAGGTALLAFAPDAVTGSVALVIVSGIAIPLTRVISTIWINARTTSDIRATTHSFLAQAEYLGEITGGVAIAAVAGVVGLPLALAGSAALYALTSLLMRVRRPSPPS, encoded by the coding sequence TTGGCTTCCCGTTCATCGTTCCGCCACCCCCTGGTCACCGCCTATCTGCGGTGGACCTGGCTGCGCTCCGCACTCCATAACGGCTGGTGGCTGGTCACCAGCCTCTACCTCGTCCTCGACGCCGGGCTGACTCCGTCCCAGCTCGTCCTGATCGGTGCCGTCCAGAGCGTCTTCGCGCTGTTCGGTGAGATCCCGGCCGGGGTCCTCGCGGACACCGTCAGCCGCAAGCTCTCGCTCGTCCTCTCGCTCGTCCTGATGGGGACCGCGATGATCGGTACCGGCCTGGTCACGTCGTTCCCGTTGCTCCTGGCCACCCAGGTGGTCTGGGGACTTTCGTGGACGTTCTCCAGCGGTGCCGACATCGCCTGGATCACCGACGAGCTGGATCGCCCGGACGTCATCACCTCCGTCCTCGCCCGAGCCGCGCGCGCCCAGCTCGCGGGTGCCGCGACCGGTCTCGCCGTGCTCGGCGCCCTGGCGTACGCGACCCGCCGCGATCTCGCGATCGTCCTCGCGGGATCGGCGATGCTGCTGCTCGCGGTGTACGTCGTGGTCCGGTTCACCGAGGAACGGTTCGTCGCGGCTCGCCGGGCCCGGTGGTCGGCCTCGCTGACCGTGTTCCGGCGCGGGGTCGCGCTGGTCCGCCGGAGCCCGGACCTGCGCCGGATCTTCCTGGCCACGGCGCTCATCAACGGCGCGGCCGACGCGGGTGGCCGGCTCGCCCCGAAGCAACTGGTCGACCTCGGCCTGCCGATCGGCGGGGATCCAGTGGTCTGGTTCACCGGGCTCGGTTCCGTCGGGTTGCTGGTCGGCGTACTCGCGATCCGGGTGGTCGGCCGGCGGCTCGACGGCGACCACGCGCGCTCGTCGTACGGGACAGCCGCGCTGATCGGTGCGGGCGGGACGGCTCTGCTCGCGTTCGCACCCGACGCCGTGACCGGGAGCGTAGCGCTGGTGATCGTCTCCGGGATCGCGATCCCGTTGACCCGGGTGATCTCGACGATCTGGATCAACGCGCGGACCACCAGCGACATCCGGGCGACCACGCACTCGTTCCTGGCGCAGGCCGAGTACCTGGGCGAGATCACCGGTGGCGTGGCGATCGCCGCGGTCGCGGGCGTGGTCGGGCTGCCGTTGGCGCTGGCCGGGTCGGCGGCTCTGTACGCGCTCACCAGTCTGTTGATGCGGGTTCGGCGACCTTCGCCGCCGAGCTAA
- a CDS encoding antitoxin produces MGVFDSFKDKATDAVDEHGDKIDQGLDKGGDMLDEKTGGQHGDKIDQGVDQAKERLDGLDGQDDDIS; encoded by the coding sequence ATGGGTGTCTTCGACAGCTTCAAGGACAAGGCCACGGACGCGGTCGACGAGCACGGCGACAAGATCGACCAGGGTCTCGACAAGGGCGGTGACATGCTCGACGAGAAGACCGGCGGCCAGCACGGCGACAAGATCGACCAAGGTGTCGACCAGGCCAAGGAGCGTCTCGACGGTCTCGACGGTCAGGACGACGACATCAGCTAG